A genome region from Acidobacteriota bacterium includes the following:
- a CDS encoding class I SAM-dependent methyltransferase: MSDPARAVAASFRDPAGRVVLLPERVLRAVRADAVRDLDAFLASPAATTLGLRGNLVRTKTLDAASVAALEREPLLTSLPSLAPIFRGAARVLEHERIWFPAYPYEWSPAMLFDAALLTLSLAEGLLPSALGLKDATPYNILFRAAQPVFVDVLSVERREPRDATWLPYAQFVRTFLLPLLVWQRYRLSLSGVFLAHRDGLEPEDVYRIAGPLARLSPPLFGLVTMPAWLGAKHDLDDQTIYQAKLMSDPERARFVLAAQLRRLRKTLYKVAPRADKSTWSDYMKSHSYSDAHFAGKEKFVRDALAETTPAPGQPEMAVLDVGCNTGFFSFLAAERAGTSVVALDYDPEVVDRVFREAQKRNANVLPLVVDLTRPSPAMGWRNTEAASFLDRARGRFDLVLMLAVIHHMLVSERIPLEDIVDLAADLTRDAAVIEYVDPSDAMFRRLTRGRDALHSGLTRASFEQAVARRFHIARSQEQGTRTLYFLRKKPA, encoded by the coding sequence GTGAGCGACCCTGCCCGCGCCGTTGCCGCTTCCTTCCGCGATCCTGCCGGCCGCGTCGTCCTGTTGCCGGAGCGCGTGCTGCGCGCAGTGCGCGCCGACGCGGTGCGCGACCTCGACGCGTTCCTTGCCTCGCCCGCTGCGACCACGCTCGGACTCAGGGGCAACCTGGTACGCACCAAAACGCTCGACGCTGCCAGCGTCGCCGCGCTGGAGCGGGAACCTTTGCTGACCTCGCTGCCATCGCTCGCTCCGATCTTTCGTGGCGCTGCGCGCGTGCTCGAGCACGAGCGCATCTGGTTTCCCGCGTATCCCTACGAGTGGTCGCCCGCCATGTTGTTCGATGCCGCGCTGCTCACACTCTCGCTGGCGGAAGGCTTGCTGCCTTCCGCGCTCGGACTGAAAGACGCCACGCCTTACAACATCCTGTTCCGCGCCGCCCAGCCGGTGTTCGTGGACGTGCTCTCGGTCGAGCGGCGCGAGCCGCGCGACGCGACCTGGCTGCCCTACGCACAGTTCGTCCGGACATTCCTTTTGCCGCTGCTTGTTTGGCAGCGTTACAGACTGTCGTTGAGTGGCGTCTTTCTCGCGCACCGCGACGGCTTGGAGCCGGAAGACGTTTATCGCATTGCCGGGCCGCTCGCACGCCTGTCGCCGCCGCTGTTTGGTTTGGTGACGATGCCGGCGTGGCTCGGCGCTAAACACGATCTGGACGACCAGACCATCTACCAGGCGAAGTTGATGTCGGATCCCGAACGCGCGCGCTTCGTGCTCGCCGCGCAGCTGCGCCGGCTGCGCAAGACGCTATATAAGGTTGCGCCGCGCGCGGACAAGTCCACCTGGTCGGACTACATGAAATCGCACAGCTACTCCGACGCGCACTTCGCGGGCAAAGAGAAGTTCGTGCGCGACGCGCTCGCCGAAACCACGCCCGCGCCGGGGCAGCCGGAGATGGCCGTGCTCGACGTGGGCTGCAACACCGGCTTCTTCAGCTTCCTCGCCGCCGAGCGCGCGGGCACCAGCGTTGTTGCGCTGGATTACGATCCGGAGGTCGTTGACCGCGTCTTCCGCGAGGCGCAGAAACGAAACGCGAACGTGCTGCCGCTCGTCGTGGACCTCACGCGTCCCTCGCCGGCAATGGGATGGCGCAACACCGAGGCCGCAAGCTTCCTCGACCGAGCGCGCGGCCGCTTCGATCTGGTGCTCATGCTCGCGGTGATCCATCACATGCTGGTGAGCGAGCGCATCCCGCTGGAAGACATCGTTGACCTCGCTGCCGACCTCACGCGCGACGCCGCGGTCATCGAATACGTGGACCCGAGCGACGCGATGTTCCGCCGGCTCACCCGCGGACGCGACGCTTTGCACTCCGGCCTTACGCGCGCGAGCTTCGAGCAGGCCGTCGCGCGGCGCTTCCATATTGCCCGCTCGCAGGAGCAGGGAACGCGGACACTCTACTTCCTGCGAAAGAAGCCCGCGTAG